A single region of the Lactobacillus isalae genome encodes:
- the dhaK gene encoding dihydroxyacetone kinase subunit DhaK, translated as MKKIINDPHNVVPEMVSGMTRSYPQFIEKIPDTEAVVRSDKESMKGKVGIISGGGSGHEPTHAGYIGKGMLSAAICGQVFTSPTPDQIYAAIKAVDQGHGVFMVVKNYSGDVMNFDMAKDLAEMDDIKVKSIVVDDDIAVENSLYTQGRRGVAGTLFMHKILGAAAQQGASLDEIKDLAKKVLPNIKTIAVALSAATNPEVGKPGFVLKEDEIEYGVGIHSEPGYRREKIKPSKELVEELVGKLNEEMHLDGNKRYACLINGMGATPLMEQYIFANDVLNKLEDFNIKPSFMKVGNYMTSLDMAGISLTLFEIKEDKWLDYLNFPVETIAW; from the coding sequence ATGAAGAAAATTATTAATGATCCACACAATGTTGTACCAGAAATGGTATCAGGAATGACAAGGTCTTATCCACAATTTATTGAAAAAATTCCTGACACCGAAGCCGTTGTTCGTTCTGATAAAGAATCAATGAAAGGAAAAGTTGGTATTATTAGCGGTGGTGGTTCTGGACATGAACCAACTCATGCTGGTTATATTGGTAAAGGTATGTTGAGTGCTGCTATTTGTGGTCAGGTGTTTACTTCACCAACTCCTGACCAAATTTACGCTGCTATTAAAGCAGTTGATCAAGGTCATGGCGTCTTTATGGTAGTTAAAAACTATTCAGGTGACGTAATGAACTTTGATATGGCTAAAGACTTAGCCGAGATGGATGACATTAAAGTAAAGTCAATCGTTGTTGATGATGATATTGCAGTAGAAAATAGTTTATACACACAAGGTAGACGTGGAGTTGCTGGTACCTTGTTTATGCATAAGATTCTTGGAGCAGCTGCGCAACAAGGCGCTAGTTTAGATGAAATTAAAGATCTAGCTAAGAAAGTCTTGCCAAACATTAAGACAATTGCTGTGGCACTTTCTGCAGCGACCAATCCCGAAGTTGGTAAACCAGGTTTTGTTTTAAAAGAAGATGAAATCGAGTATGGTGTCGGCATTCACAGTGAACCAGGTTATCGCCGTGAGAAAATTAAGCCGTCTAAAGAATTAGTTGAAGAATTGGTCGGAAAGTTAAATGAAGAGATGCATCTCGACGGTAACAAGAGGTATGCATGTTTGATTAATGGCATGGGTGCAACTCCATTAATGGAGCAATATATTTTTGCAAATGATGTTTTAAATAAGTTAGAAGATTTCAATATTAAGCCAAGCTTTATGAAAGTTGGAAACTATATGACATCACTTGATATGGCTGGTATTTCTTTGACCTTATTTGAGATTAAAGAAGATAAATGGCTTGATTATTTGAACTTTCCAGTTGAAACAATTGCATGGTAG
- the dhaL gene encoding dihydroxyacetone kinase subunit DhaL, giving the protein MTLTVDTLTSWMNDFADKIENNKQYLSDLDTPIGDGDHGFNMSRGMKAVKDKLATKPADVPAAFKTIAMVLISTVGGASGPLYGTAFLEMAKKSSSTDDLGELLEAALAGIQKRGGAKPGDKTMVDVWSESVPEVKAGNLSEDKIHKAVEATKDMVAKKGRASYLGERSKGHIDPGSESSGYLFEALLETEDLL; this is encoded by the coding sequence ATGACATTAACGGTTGATACATTAACAAGTTGGATGAATGATTTTGCTGATAAGATTGAAAACAATAAACAATATTTGAGTGATCTTGATACCCCAATCGGAGATGGAGATCATGGCTTTAACATGAGCCGCGGAATGAAAGCAGTAAAAGATAAGTTGGCAACTAAGCCAGCTGATGTTCCTGCAGCATTCAAAACAATTGCGATGGTATTAATTTCTACTGTTGGAGGTGCATCGGGTCCACTTTATGGAACAGCTTTTCTTGAGATGGCAAAAAAGAGTAGTTCAACAGATGATCTTGGTGAGTTACTTGAAGCAGCCTTAGCTGGAATTCAAAAACGTGGTGGAGCAAAGCCAGGTGATAAGACCATGGTTGATGTTTGGAGTGAATCAGTTCCAGAAGTTAAAGCGGGTAACTTATCAGAAGACAAAATTCATAAAGCTGTTGAAGCAACAAAAGATATGGTTGCTAAAAAGGGACGTGCTAGTTATTTAGGCGAGCGTTCAAAGGGACATATTGATCCAGGCTCTGAGTCAAGTGGATATCTATTTGAAGCTCTTCTTGAAACGGAGGACTTACTATGA
- the dhaM gene encoding dihydroxyacetone kinase phosphoryl donor subunit DhaM, with translation MSLGITIVSHVPEIATGLPKLLNQVAKDVSITTAGGMNDGDIGTSMEKIMQAFEDNQADEILAFYDLGSAKMNLEMAMEMSDKKIHLYDTALIEGAYTAASLIQAGVGLDEIEAQLKPLTIKD, from the coding sequence ATGAGTTTAGGAATTACAATAGTTTCTCACGTTCCAGAAATTGCAACGGGATTACCAAAATTACTAAATCAAGTTGCAAAGGATGTTTCTATTACTACCGCAGGTGGTATGAATGATGGTGATATTGGCACCAGTATGGAAAAGATCATGCAAGCTTTTGAGGATAATCAAGCTGATGAGATTTTAGCTTTTTATGACTTAGGAAGTGCAAAAATGAATCTTGAAATGGCGATGGAAATGAGTGATAAAAAAATTCATTTATATGACACAGCTTTAATTGAAGGAGCTTATACAGCTGCTTCTTTAATTCAAGCAGGAGTGGGTTTAGATGAGATTGAAGCGCAACTTAAGCCATTAACTATTAAAGATTAA
- a CDS encoding phosphatase PAP2 family protein — protein sequence MKKYAKAIYWGLPISLILAISIILHLGWINAFDNFFEGLVHIVPNLKGLMLKITFLADTKVDLVWMVLIAVILWFRKQRPLATNLVLTMITGDAVGWVIKHLIQRARPVQHLAVDDGFSFPSGHTLGMGMIVIWIIMVLLPVVLKDRTKRFWIDFLLIVWLVIVMISRVYVYAHYPSDVCGSVAIALTWVAIMQFVFEKIKQMVNK from the coding sequence ATGAAAAAGTACGCAAAAGCAATATATTGGGGATTACCAATCAGTTTAATCCTTGCTATTTCAATTATTTTGCATTTAGGTTGGATTAATGCCTTCGATAATTTCTTTGAAGGATTAGTTCATATTGTGCCTAATTTAAAAGGTCTAATGCTAAAGATTACATTTTTAGCTGATACTAAGGTTGATTTAGTTTGGATGGTTTTAATTGCTGTAATTCTATGGTTTAGAAAACAACGTCCTCTTGCAACTAATTTGGTTTTAACAATGATTACTGGGGATGCAGTAGGTTGGGTAATTAAACACTTAATTCAAAGAGCACGTCCAGTCCAGCACTTGGCAGTTGACGATGGTTTTAGTTTTCCAAGTGGTCATACCTTAGGGATGGGAATGATTGTAATTTGGATTATTATGGTTCTTTTGCCAGTTGTCTTGAAAGATAGAACTAAACGTTTTTGGATTGATTTTCTTTTAATTGTTTGGTTAGTCATTGTAATGATTTCAAGAGTATATGTATATGCTCACTATCCATCAGATGTTTGTGGTTCTGTTGCAATTGCCTTAACTTGGGTTGCTATTATGCAATTCGTTTTTGAAAAAATTAAGCAAATGGTAAACAAATAA
- a CDS encoding C45 family autoproteolytic acyltransferase/hydolase, producing the protein MTLTDTQNKIVAKASKKDINGWHYLSVQGDPYEIGFQHGYLLTDEFRDAIRVYTHMTLELYGMDYSFFVEQAVKMHKDKIPEEYMEEMQGMADGFTANGFETSVDDIIGWNDWMELTGYWWPQVAADYSNNPPQGPRGSHCSGFVATGSATRDGKPVIAHESFDDFWSGQYFNVCEEVHPTNGHAFKMQTVPGYIDSMTDFYVTDAGLGITETTIAGFVGYDVKGIPEFIRARKATQYANNIDQWVKLVNEGNNGGYANIWLLCNINTGEIARYEQGLKHQELLESTDGFYYGCNACHNPRIRNLECVDNGYNDTRQQTGARRARFEELLPEVSGTIDDGVAKRILADKYDPYLGYQCASSRNICAHYDVDPQYYADDPHGVWNIPFFPGGSCDGKCADATDIKNLNMWGIFGRADGEPFDAKDFMKQHPEWNWQKGYLYDRPSQPWTLFD; encoded by the coding sequence ATGACATTAACAGATACACAAAATAAAATCGTTGCAAAAGCTAGTAAAAAAGATATTAATGGTTGGCACTACTTATCAGTTCAAGGTGATCCATACGAAATCGGCTTTCAACATGGCTATCTTTTAACTGATGAGTTTAGGGATGCAATTCGCGTCTATACGCATATGACACTTGAACTGTATGGAATGGATTATTCATTCTTTGTAGAACAGGCTGTTAAAATGCATAAAGATAAAATTCCTGAAGAATATATGGAAGAGATGCAAGGAATGGCCGATGGTTTCACTGCTAACGGCTTTGAAACTAGTGTTGATGACATTATTGGTTGGAATGACTGGATGGAATTAACTGGCTATTGGTGGCCACAAGTTGCAGCCGATTATTCTAATAATCCACCTCAAGGCCCACGTGGATCCCACTGCTCCGGTTTTGTCGCAACTGGTTCTGCAACTCGGGATGGAAAACCGGTAATTGCTCACGAAAGTTTTGATGACTTTTGGAGCGGTCAATACTTTAACGTTTGTGAAGAAGTACATCCAACTAATGGTCATGCATTCAAGATGCAAACTGTTCCTGGTTATATCGATTCAATGACTGACTTCTATGTTACTGATGCCGGTTTAGGAATTACTGAGACAACTATTGCTGGCTTTGTTGGCTATGATGTAAAAGGTATCCCAGAATTTATTCGTGCTCGCAAGGCTACCCAGTATGCTAATAATATTGATCAATGGGTAAAATTAGTTAATGAAGGTAATAATGGTGGCTATGCAAATATTTGGCTCCTTTGCAATATAAATACTGGTGAAATTGCTCGCTATGAACAAGGATTAAAACATCAAGAATTATTAGAGTCAACCGATGGCTTCTATTATGGCTGCAATGCTTGTCACAATCCACGTATTCGTAATCTAGAATGTGTTGATAATGGATATAACGATACTCGTCAGCAAACCGGTGCTCGTAGAGCACGCTTTGAAGAGTTACTACCAGAAGTATCCGGCACTATTGACGATGGAGTTGCCAAGCGAATCTTAGCTGATAAGTATGATCCATATCTAGGTTATCAATGTGCTTCTTCACGTAATATTTGTGCTCACTATGACGTTGATCCACAATACTACGCTGACGATCCACATGGCGTTTGGAATATTCCATTCTTCCCAGGTGGCTCATGTGATGGTAAATGTGCCGATGCTACAGATATTAAGAACTTAAATATGTGGGGCATCTTTGGTAGAGCTGATGGCGAACCATTTGACGCAAAAGACTTTATGAAACAACACCCAGAATGGAACTGGCAAAAGGGTTATTTATATGACAGACCAAGTCAACCTTGGACCTTATTCGATTAA
- a CDS encoding C1 family peptidase codes for MSELNPTDLKSIRSDFLDDQRFRITQNAVMKNGIKKAITNERAIENSSFNFSVDVDSNEVMNQKHSGRCWMFSGLNFIRFLIEKKHNLKDMELSPDYLFFYDKLERGNYFYNNIVKTAAKPLSDREVTFLLSTPQEDGGDWSLLTNLIEKYGLVPHELMPETTPAWNTTEINQMYNRKLDKDAMKLRDLVNNNASDTKIKSVIHQLNQENYRILSICFGTPPEKFTYEYRDKNKNYHTTGEITPLEFYKKFADVNLDDYVELMNLPGGGYKYNQTYGIELCNNVVGGKDIRYLNVPMADMRHMAIEQLKDGEPVWFACDVLQEWNNPAGLLSLGVYNWKRSFGISLGKDKATRVQYRESMPTHAMLICGVDLHDNEPTKWKVQNSWGDKPGHKGYFIMDNSWMDQYTYNTVINKKYLSATQLEAYEKAEINLPYWTAMLSD; via the coding sequence ATGTCTGAACTTAATCCTACTGATTTAAAATCTATTAGATCAGACTTTCTTGATGATCAAAGATTTCGCATTACCCAAAATGCAGTAATGAAAAATGGTATTAAAAAAGCGATCACCAATGAGCGTGCAATTGAAAATAGTAGTTTTAACTTTTCAGTTGATGTTGACTCAAATGAAGTTATGAATCAAAAGCATTCTGGTCGCTGCTGGATGTTTAGTGGTTTAAATTTTATTCGTTTCTTAATTGAAAAGAAACATAATTTGAAAGACATGGAGCTTTCACCTGACTACCTATTCTTCTACGATAAGTTAGAGCGTGGTAACTACTTTTATAACAATATTGTAAAAACTGCTGCTAAGCCTCTATCCGATCGTGAAGTTACGTTCTTGTTATCTACTCCACAAGAAGATGGTGGTGACTGGTCATTATTGACTAACCTAATTGAAAAATATGGTTTAGTTCCACATGAATTAATGCCTGAAACAACACCAGCATGGAACACAACTGAAATAAATCAAATGTATAACAGAAAACTAGATAAAGATGCAATGAAATTACGTGATCTAGTTAATAACAACGCTTCTGATACAAAAATTAAGAGTGTAATTCATCAATTAAATCAAGAAAACTATCGCATCTTGAGTATTTGTTTTGGTACTCCTCCAGAAAAGTTTACTTACGAATATCGCGATAAGAACAAGAATTATCACACCACTGGTGAAATTACACCTTTAGAATTTTACAAGAAGTTTGCTGATGTTAATTTAGACGATTATGTCGAACTCATGAACTTACCTGGTGGTGGCTATAAATACAACCAAACTTATGGTATTGAACTATGTAATAACGTTGTTGGCGGTAAAGACATTCGCTACTTAAATGTTCCAATGGCTGATATGAGACACATGGCAATTGAACAACTAAAAGACGGTGAACCAGTTTGGTTTGCTTGTGACGTTTTACAAGAATGGAATAATCCTGCTGGCCTACTTTCCCTAGGCGTTTATAATTGGAAACGTTCATTTGGCATTAGCCTAGGTAAAGACAAGGCTACTAGAGTTCAATACCGTGAAAGTATGCCAACACATGCCATGTTAATTTGTGGTGTTGATTTACATGATAATGAACCTACTAAGTGGAAAGTTCAAAATTCATGGGGCGACAAGCCTGGTCACAAGGGTTACTTTATTATGGATAATTCTTGGATGGACCAATATACTTATAACACTGTAATAAACAAGAAGTACTTATCTGCTACCCAATTAGAAGCCTACGAAAAAGCAGAGATTAACCTTCCATATTGGACTGCAATGTTATCTGATTAG
- a CDS encoding APC family permease — translation MMDDAKDKEKKSIKKIYISVLALTLMNVTIIAGIGNDVQQAFYGLSSVTYFAIGAICFFIPTALVAAELASGWSNRGGIFRWVGEGLGKGWALTCLLILWFQTMINFGMGMPSYAATIMFYTPMYDKAVQFAQHPQHEILIMTGFIILYWILTFIATKGVKAFSNVAKYGVLIGTFIPLALMIILTIVWLCEGHQPAIPMTPKGLIPKWNGMSTLALAAGVFFSYTGIDMNAAHIKQLKHPEKDFTKAMFISMILVFLIFVVGTVIIAMIVPENQINVIYTLNTVFRTLGATIGIPWLYMVLVWASLCNVLASVITNMAGPSFMLGQAGGSGFLPHWFQEKNKHEMPAHLMYTQIAGMTIIAYLVKLLPNVEGFVIMLTQTITVLYLFYYILMFTTFLKLRYDQPNRPRAFKVPGGKFGAWFVAGLGLLSSVFGIILAIYPPAQVKAEVGSPIIYISVILILVALILGICFVMYQLSKHHNWVDPTNKFAPFTWEIEGLNKPGKVSSNVPTDIMSKDQNPMGMPIKRHYSPDAQVSTKVVKAAEDNKLTPPDANN, via the coding sequence ATGATGGATGATGCAAAGGATAAAGAAAAAAAGTCTATCAAAAAGATTTATATTTCTGTTCTTGCACTGACATTAATGAACGTTACCATTATCGCTGGGATCGGTAATGATGTTCAGCAAGCCTTCTATGGTTTGTCTTCTGTAACTTACTTTGCCATTGGTGCTATCTGCTTCTTCATTCCTACTGCTTTAGTAGCTGCTGAATTAGCATCAGGTTGGAGCAACCGTGGTGGTATCTTTCGATGGGTTGGTGAAGGTCTTGGTAAAGGCTGGGCACTAACTTGTTTATTAATTCTATGGTTTCAAACGATGATTAACTTCGGTATGGGGATGCCTAGTTATGCTGCTACGATTATGTTCTATACTCCAATGTATGACAAGGCCGTACAATTTGCACAACACCCTCAACACGAAATTTTAATTATGACGGGCTTCATTATTTTATATTGGATCTTAACATTTATTGCAACCAAAGGTGTTAAAGCCTTTTCTAATGTCGCAAAATATGGTGTTTTGATTGGTACCTTTATTCCCTTAGCCTTAATGATTATTTTAACCATTGTTTGGTTATGTGAAGGTCACCAACCTGCCATTCCAATGACACCAAAGGGATTAATTCCTAAGTGGAATGGGATGTCTACTTTAGCCTTAGCTGCCGGAGTATTCTTCTCATACACTGGTATTGATATGAACGCTGCCCACATTAAGCAATTAAAGCACCCAGAAAAAGACTTCACTAAGGCTATGTTTATTTCTATGATCTTAGTGTTCTTAATCTTCGTTGTTGGTACTGTAATTATTGCGATGATCGTTCCAGAAAACCAAATCAACGTTATTTATACGCTAAACACTGTCTTTAGAACATTAGGTGCTACTATCGGAATTCCATGGTTATACATGGTACTTGTTTGGGCTAGTTTATGTAATGTTTTAGCTAGTGTTATTACTAATATGGCTGGTCCTTCATTTATGCTTGGTCAAGCTGGAGGTTCTGGCTTCTTACCACATTGGTTCCAAGAAAAGAATAAACACGAAATGCCTGCTCACTTGATGTACACACAAATTGCCGGCATGACAATCATTGCCTACTTGGTTAAGTTACTTCCAAATGTTGAAGGCTTCGTTATTATGTTGACTCAGACTATTACTGTTTTGTATTTGTTCTACTACATCTTAATGTTTACTACCTTCTTGAAATTACGTTACGACCAACCTAACCGTCCAAGAGCATTTAAAGTTCCAGGCGGAAAATTCGGTGCATGGTTTGTTGCAGGCCTAGGCTTACTTTCTAGTGTATTCGGGATTATTTTAGCAATCTATCCACCAGCACAAGTCAAGGCTGAAGTTGGATCTCCAATAATTTATATATCAGTTATTCTGATTTTAGTAGCACTAATTTTAGGAATCTGCTTTGTTATGTATCAACTTTCAAAGCACCACAACTGGGTTGATCCAACTAACAAATTTGCTCCATTTACTTGGGAAATCGAAGGTTTAAATAAACCTGGTAAAGTTTCTTCTAACGTTCCAACTGATATTATGTCTAAAGATCAAAACCCAATGGGGATGCCTATCAAGCGTCACTACAGCCCGGATGCTCAAGTTTCAACCAAAGTTGTTAAGGCTGCTGAAGATAATAAGCTTACCCCACCAGACGCAAACAATTAG
- a CDS encoding C69 family dipeptidase, which translates to MACTTVIVGKKANIAGSTIIARDCDAEACNVPVKFVVVPAKSEKQTFHSYVTGLDIPLPENALRYQMAPFVDYKIHGQFGECGINSENVAMSSTESLYGNPQVLGLDPLVSNGIGEDALLSIVLPFIHSARDGVQYLGKLIEKYGSHEGNGIAFSDKDEVWYMEIPTGHYWVAEKLDDDKAAVIANQVSLQNIDFDDSSRFMWAPGIREFVKDNHLNPDPNEFNFRHIFGTSNARDRCYNTPRVWFGQRYLGHIAFSPTSNNLDFSFKPDRKLKREDVGYVLSSHYNETIYDPLADDTPKNDRTKFRPISMARCAESHILEIRNNVPAGIAGIAWFNFAPTAFNPYIPFYANANGTAPQYENTTDAYNSDQAYWLSRTVAALIQPSYNEMKSLLNGLDGFLPTADQLTNHLVHQTDIEAEKLSGQKLTQYLTKANAANAQKVLDLTHKAVGNLVKHELTLSRLSFSINTDRLQN; encoded by the coding sequence ATGGCATGTACCACTGTTATAGTTGGTAAAAAAGCCAATATTGCTGGTTCTACAATAATTGCACGTGATTGTGATGCAGAAGCTTGTAACGTACCAGTAAAGTTTGTAGTTGTTCCTGCCAAATCAGAAAAACAAACTTTTCACTCATATGTAACTGGTTTAGATATTCCTTTGCCTGAAAATGCACTTCGTTATCAAATGGCACCCTTTGTAGACTATAAGATTCACGGTCAATTCGGTGAATGCGGAATTAATAGTGAAAATGTAGCTATGAGTTCAACTGAGAGCCTTTATGGTAACCCTCAAGTTTTAGGACTTGATCCACTAGTAAGTAATGGGATTGGTGAAGATGCTTTATTAAGTATTGTCTTACCTTTCATCCACTCTGCTCGTGATGGTGTGCAATATCTTGGTAAATTAATTGAAAAATATGGTTCACATGAAGGCAATGGGATTGCTTTTAGTGATAAAGATGAAGTTTGGTATATGGAAATTCCAACCGGTCACTATTGGGTAGCCGAAAAGCTTGATGATGACAAAGCTGCTGTAATTGCTAACCAAGTTTCTCTTCAAAACATTGATTTTGACGATAGTAGTCGTTTCATGTGGGCACCTGGTATTCGTGAATTTGTAAAAGATAATCACCTTAATCCAGATCCAAATGAATTTAATTTCCGGCATATTTTTGGCACTTCCAATGCACGTGATCGCTGCTATAACACACCACGTGTTTGGTTTGGACAACGTTATTTAGGTCATATTGCTTTCTCACCTACCAGCAATAATTTAGACTTTAGTTTTAAACCAGACCGTAAATTAAAACGTGAAGACGTTGGCTATGTTCTTAGTTCTCACTATAATGAAACTATTTATGATCCATTAGCCGATGATACGCCAAAAAACGACAGAACTAAATTCCGCCCAATTTCAATGGCAAGATGTGCAGAATCACATATTCTTGAAATTAGAAATAACGTTCCAGCCGGAATTGCTGGAATTGCTTGGTTTAACTTTGCTCCAACTGCTTTTAATCCATATATTCCATTTTATGCTAATGCAAACGGTACTGCTCCTCAATATGAAAACACTACTGATGCATATAATTCTGATCAAGCTTATTGGCTTTCAAGAACAGTTGCTGCCTTGATTCAACCAAGTTATAACGAAATGAAATCTCTATTAAATGGCTTAGATGGTTTCTTGCCTACTGCCGATCAACTTACAAATCATTTAGTTCATCAAACTGATATTGAAGCTGAAAAGTTAAGTGGACAAAAGTTAACCCAGTACTTAACTAAAGCTAATGCTGCTAATGCACAAAAGGTTCTTGACCTTACCCATAAAGCTGTTGGTAATTTAGTAAAACATGAGTTAACTTTATCTCGTTTAAGTTTTTCAATTAATACTGATCGACTACAAAATTAA
- a CDS encoding C1 family peptidase has product MVQIDNEDLKQVRSEFLDTPKYRNTQNAVMKNGIKKSITNQSEINSHPFVFSIDVDSNKLLNQKQSGRCWDFSGLNFIRYHIEKEHHIKDMELSPSYVYFYDKLEKGNYFYQNIINTADRPLSDRLVNWLLTTPQQDGGDWQLLVDLIEKYGIVPMEAMPEDAVSANSTELNRMYDRKLQKDALKLRDLANSDASDEKMKSVLRRLNAENYRILAISLGTPPEKFTYEYRDENNEYHTTGQITPLEFFKKFVNINFDDYVELMNLPGENYPYNTPFGVEISGNMVGGQPSRYFNVSMKDMEKTAIEQLKDDEPVWFGCDVLQEWAPDAGLLTEKVFDWDRSFGIKLGTDKTKRFEYRESLPTHAMLISGVDMRDNKPIRWKIQNSWGTKPGHKGYFIMGNDWMEQYTYETVVNKKYLTDEQLAAYEKEPVMLPYWNAMNPI; this is encoded by the coding sequence ATGGTACAAATTGATAATGAAGATTTAAAACAAGTTAGATCAGAATTTTTAGATACTCCAAAGTATCGTAACACTCAAAATGCCGTAATGAAGAACGGCATCAAGAAGTCAATTACAAATCAAAGTGAAATCAATTCACACCCATTTGTATTCTCAATTGATGTTGATTCAAATAAACTTTTAAACCAAAAACAATCTGGTCGTTGCTGGGACTTCTCAGGTTTAAACTTCATTCGTTACCACATTGAAAAAGAACACCACATTAAGGACATGGAATTATCACCTAGCTACGTTTACTTCTACGACAAGCTAGAAAAAGGTAACTACTTCTACCAAAACATTATTAACACCGCTGATCGTCCATTGTCCGATCGTCTAGTTAACTGGTTACTTACCACTCCACAACAAGATGGTGGTGACTGGCAATTATTAGTAGACTTAATCGAAAAATACGGTATTGTTCCAATGGAAGCCATGCCAGAAGATGCAGTTAGTGCTAACTCAACTGAATTAAACCGTATGTACGATAGAAAGTTACAAAAAGATGCTTTGAAATTACGTGATTTAGCTAACAGCGACGCATCTGATGAAAAGATGAAGAGTGTTCTACGTCGCTTAAATGCAGAAAATTACCGTATCTTAGCCATTTCTTTAGGTACTCCTCCAGAGAAATTTACTTATGAATACCGTGATGAAAACAATGAATATCACACCACTGGTCAAATTACTCCATTAGAATTCTTCAAGAAGTTCGTAAACATTAACTTTGATGACTACGTTGAATTAATGAACTTACCTGGTGAAAACTATCCATACAACACCCCATTTGGCGTTGAAATTTCTGGCAACATGGTTGGTGGTCAACCAAGCCGCTACTTCAACGTTTCAATGAAGGATATGGAAAAGACTGCCATTGAACAATTGAAGGATGATGAACCTGTATGGTTTGGTTGTGACGTTCTTCAAGAATGGGCACCAGATGCTGGTCTTTTAACTGAAAAAGTCTTTGACTGGGATCGTTCATTTGGCATTAAGTTAGGCACTGACAAGACTAAGAGATTTGAATATCGTGAAAGTTTACCAACACACGCAATGCTTATTTCAGGTGTTGACATGCGTGATAATAAGCCAATCAGATGGAAGATTCAAAACTCTTGGGGCACTAAGCCAGGTCACAAAGGTTACTTTATTATGGGTAACGACTGGATGGAACAATACACTTACGAAACTGTAGTCAACAAGAAGTACTTGACCGATGAACAACTTGCTGCATACGAAAAAGAACCTGTAATGCTTCCATACTGGAACGCAATGAACCCAATTTAA